A window of Ursus arctos isolate Adak ecotype North America unplaced genomic scaffold, UrsArc2.0 scaffold_16, whole genome shotgun sequence genomic DNA:
ccaagaaccgagggtgtgctgagccgaccactcacaaatctgcctccaacctgagccttgatactggtgtgcatggaggatagagtagaccaggcccatggccaggtagaggagaggagaagtggaaaaaccagactcattcaggttttctggaggaccaggcctcccactacGAGGACAGCTAGAGAGGggctggaagggggctggggccatcctctgggacccatacagaaagaacggtgctgtgggagtagcatgtgcaatgcaaggccaggcctctgactctgttccacatatgactctccccagcaccctgtctcccttcttgggtacctggcctggccagaatttgcaggctatctatcagtccctgggctgtgaccgtgtcgagatcaaggtggcctatgtgcatggggccatggttctgaagtggcatgcctgggacctgacaaaccatgtcccccttctcctgatgcagcgggaacttctggcgctcactgaggcagaggtggagggtaagggggatggcaagctgggaaggctaactgggatgcggttcatgggctgggtattcctttcaaggccatggggtctgtcctggttttgcaaaggcatacggaaagtcagtgatgtggatgaacctttctctgtctcctgccccagtgccagctccagggctccttccagcggcagagccaggaacagggcctcctatagagctagaggcgaccccggctctgtgtcaactgtcacctgcggtgtcagagccagcctcccctccgtcagctgttccagaactgcaacccgagctcccatcttctgcatgtgtgccgggtgctaagcagcagtcagctggaccaccctttttgctagaaagtttcactcaggcaacagccacagagcccaccgcggccccagaggcttcctgccactgctgtgtcaccccaaagaaccagctgggtgaggagaagcccgacctcctggacttccctcccaggctggtggcagagcagctcacgtatatggatgcggtgagcagctgggctctcagggtgggccaggggcaggccttccttctgctctcacctgccccacacctgcctttccctgatgtggactcctatggtctgggaccaaatctcagctccaccacttcccaaccctgtcaacccatcaaggcgcttagccccaagctttcactatccagctgcggactgtagcgagagaccctgataagcactgatacggaggtactagggagaagaaatgagccagaatggagagaccaatgggcaggccctggtcccgtgggtggaggagggcagctccctgtcttcagtcaagtccatgggtcacccactcatgtgccttggaggatgagtaccctcagcattgattaggcatctgatgtgtccatgaggacagggcagacggaagaacgtgtggttgcagctcccgtgtgagaatgtgcatctgaaaggggggaaggaccagggggatgaccagttggaggggaggggaagaagcccccttgggttggaccaccttgcagtgccacctggagctgggagttcctgagcatgatcagggtgccaatgccctccttccttcccttgctctgtttgctcctgggtcattgtgtactgggttccctcagggaaaagcaatggaatgaaatccacggtctccaaccaggctcaggccagattctcagctccctgaggttcagctctgacctgtgacccctacgtaggacatgagtcttgcatggaaaatggctgggtgaaccaaggtccgcctgttctctaggagctgttcaagaagctgctgccccatcagtgcctgggctccgtctggtccaagcgcaacaagcctggcaatgagcacctggcacccacagtccgggccactgtcgcccagttcaacggtgtggccaagtgtgtcatcaccacctgccttggcaacccaagcatgacagcccgggacagggccatggtggtggagcactggatcaaggtggccaaggtatgcaacgggaagcccagccgaggtgctctcctgagtctcgggcactgctcttcccttgatcaggtgtcagggtggaaggccctggtctttgccctagggactgtgcagtccctaggctcttccgtccaggggcatgctgaccttgccttgcatggccccatgctgggatgctcggtttctgcctggctccttccttggagtgaggtaaaatcttcctcctcctctgggcctcacgtgtgcccttcggcaggtccctggacagcggcttcctccagcagg
This region includes:
- the LOC130543879 gene encoding ral guanine nucleotide dissociation stimulator-like — translated: MLRLREGTMERFVQSLVPSFPDGSISTTSTIFCMYEMFTSATQVLGQQFNSTLSPFLGTWPGQNLQAIYQSLGCDRVEIKVAYVHGAMVLKWHAWDLTNHVPLLLMQRELLALTEAEVEVPAPGLLPAAEPGTGPPIELEATPALCQLSPAVSEPASPPSAVPELQPELPSSACVPGAKQQSAGPPFLLESFTQATATEPTAAPEASCHCCVTPKNQLGEEKPDLLDFPPRLVAEQLTYMDAELFKKLLPHQCLGSVWSKRNKPGNEHLAPTVRATVAQFNGVAKCVITTCLGNPSMTARDRAMVVEHWIKVAKACQALRNYSSLRAILSALQSVSIHRLENTWGKVSRKPLRIFQKLCSKDTAQGRNLLIKERPSNRFATLVMALRGAQKRMQKKGVVPFLGTFLTELVMLDTAMEDYLEVGEPEDCGGGTRIRRFGSRTPLY